Proteins from one Corticium candelabrum chromosome 4, ooCorCand1.1, whole genome shotgun sequence genomic window:
- the LOC134178514 gene encoding large ribosomal subunit protein uL3-like, giving the protein MSIIFSSRSTVAKSVGFLSTVCKIRKWTIFSRNDFQHLDVFARQSSWTPTSRRTGCIGVKLGMQPMWKKDGQRIAVTLIRIQECHVVQVKTKEVDGYTALQLGAVNYVKMKNVS; this is encoded by the exons ATGTCGATTATCTTCTCTAGTCGTTCAACCGTCGCAAAATCAGTAGGATTTCTctcaacagtttgtaaaataCGGAAATGGACAATTTTCTCTAG AAATGATTTTCAGCATCTAGATGTGTTTGCACGTCAAAGTTCTTGGACGCCTACGTCACGTAGGACAGGCTGTATAGGAGTAAAGCTAGGCATGCAGCCGATGTGGAAGAAGGACGGTCAACGAATAGCAGTGACGCTGATCAGA ATTCAAGAATGTCACGTAGTTCAGGTCAAAACAAAGGAGGTCGACGGGTATACCGCTTTGCAACTAGGAGCAGTGAATTATGTGAAGATGAAAAATGTGAGCTAG
- the LOC134178515 gene encoding uncharacterized protein LOC134178515: MAEDAAAADDELKRESQPRENVGETDAVVSKNAEAEDSSQQQQSVIDTQEEEQNASQLPSIKEAKSDPTVLSEETNEKQGTSGVDDQNPASKDKLATQASSSSKLPSTREKSRGHGHGHRHGHRRRYRRRPETTGSDVLGAIPRVKGSSARHATGDSQVHRFEDPFEEIAQPIFTKADADNDGFLSTVEFWKIFRSQKLNLALTDAQMKQLEDEADLDKDGKIGYEECIPVLRKVLMTVYQLQDKSPFEWIELATEFGTSLWFSKVTGQTSYTPPQGYSSGHEMDLFEQVIYEVFTTADSGQVGYLNREQLMQLLQSDSLALNLRDEEISAITQALPGFAVGRITYEEFVPVAKQLIILSYQTKDPSASEWVQLNSAQFGLFWFNKRTGETRVQPPQELVMLQQQLHEQRDEEIAFVRQTMEELEDVKYALEEEQLRSHSLEDELTQMAQQLDETGRALDEANEQKSQFSAQLTENSKMLSDLNATVEDLQTKGN; the protein is encoded by the exons ATGGCCGAAGACGCTGCTGCTGCAGACGACGAGCTAAAACGAGAAAGCCAG CCAAGAGAAAATGTGGGTGAAACTGACGCAGTCGTGTCAAAGAATGCAGAAGCAGAAGACTCATCTCAGCAACAGCAATCTGTAATTGACACACAGGAAGAAGAGCAAA ACGCCTCTCAGTTGCCATCTATTAAAGAAGCAAAATCTGATCCTACTGTGCTTAGTGAGGAGACTAATGAGAAGCAAGGCACTAGTGGTGTGGATGACCAGAATCCCGCCAGCAAAGACAAACTTGCCACGCAAGCTTCTTCAAGCTCAAAACTACCAAGTACCAGGGAAAAGAGTCGGGGACATGGCCATGGACATAGACATGGACACAGAAGACGGTATAGGAGGCGACCTGAAACAACAGGAAGTGATGTTTTAGGAGCAATTCCTAGAGTGAAAGGAAGTAGCGCAAGACATGCCACTGGTGACTCTCAGGTGCACAGGTTTGAAGACCCTTTCGAAGAAATAGCACAGCCAATCTTCACAAAGGCTGATGCGGATAATGATGGGTTTCTATCAACGGTAGAATTCTGGAAG ATTTTTAGATCTCAAAAGCTGAACTTAGCTTTGACTGATGCTCAAATGAAACAACTGGAGGATGAAGCTGACCTTGATAAG GATGGTAAAATAGGTTACGAGGAATGCATTCCTGTTTTGAGGAAAGTGCTAATGACAGTCTATCAGCTGCAAGACAAGTCTCCA TTTGAATGGATTGAATTGGCGACAGAGTTTGGTACTTCGTTGTGGTTTAGCAAAGTTACTGGTCAGACAAG CTATACACCTCCACAAGGATATAGCAGTGGTCATGAAATGGACCTTTTTGAACAAGTCATCTATGAGGTGTTTACGACGGCTGACTCTGGTCAGGTAGGCTACCTCAACAGAGAACAGTTGATGCAACTTCTGCAGTCAGACTCTCTCGCACTCAATCTGAGAGATGAGGAAATATCTGCCATTACGCAGGCACTACCTGG ATTTGCTGTGGGTCGCATAACGTATGAAGAGTTTGTACCAGTAGCAAAGCAGCTTATTATTTTGAGTTACCAAACCAAAGATCCTTCTGCG AGTGAGTGGGTGCAGCTTAACAGTGCACAGTTTGGTCTGTTCTGGTTTAACAAACGAACAGGAGAGACTCGGGTTCAGCCTCCGCAGGAACTGGTAATGTTGCAACAACAGTTACATGAACAGAG AGATGAAGAAATTGCCTTTGTTCGTCAAACTATGGAAGAACTTGAAGATGTCAAATATGCTCTTGAAGAGGAACAGCTACGAAGCCAT AGCCTCGAGGATGAACTGACACAGATGGCCCAGCAGCTGGATGAAACAGGGAGAGCATTGGATGAGGCTAATGAGCAG AAATCGCAATTCAGTGCTCAGTTAACAGAGAACAGTAAAATGCTATCTGATTTGAATGCCACTGTGGAAGATCTACAAACTAAAGGTAACTAA
- the LOC134178274 gene encoding heat shock factor-binding protein 1-like, with amino-acid sequence MAENSEGVPHSENVQDLAGVVQNLLQQMQDKFHTMSDQILGRMDEMSNRLDDLEKNVGELMHQAGVEEPSVATEKQS; translated from the exons ATGGCGGAGAACAGCGAGGGTGTTCCGCATTCGGAGAACGTCCAAGATCTAGCAGGCGTT GTGCAGAAtctgttgcagcaaatg CAAGACAAGTTTCATACAATGTCGGATCAAATCCTTGGCAGGA TGGATGAAATGAGCAACAGGTTGGATGATTTAGAGAAGAATGTTGGTGAATTGATGCACCAGGCAGGTGTAGAGGAGCCATCAGTTGCTACTGAAAAGCAGTCATAG
- the LOC134178275 gene encoding sodium/hydrogen exchanger 8-like has protein sequence MERRSEKGSRYRALLKRAIFMVPLMLLVFSSVYGVTVTNAPTTSISSTKNVSTTEIIQPTEVPNQEQIGALTIFFILLLLLISILLVYGLIKAKFHYLPESIACVLLGAIVGLLLQVLPIGDWKAEEALHPTIFFLVLLPPIIFESGYSLHKGNFFQNIGSILVFAIIGTAISAVVIGGFVYVLGRAGVVYKLSAIESFAFGSLISAVDPVATLALFQALDVDPIFYMLVFGESVLNDAVSIVMTSSILAFRGPTEASASSILLAFGHFLLMFLGSSVIGVVFGLISALLLKYINLRSVPSLELGTVLIFAYAPYAFAETLQLSGIMAILFCGIVMSHYTHFNLSSASQITVQLAFRTIAFLSETCVFAYIGLAIFSFHHEFKLSLILWSVFLILLGRAFNIFPLSLVVNRCRSVKISFQNQVIMWFSGLRGAIAFALSLHLPFESETRAVLITTTLIIVLVTIVILGGSTLPLLKILRSHYADKLVMSKTEDQGTTIDAEDLEQTERLSGGIFFELDQKFVIPFFRRQFTQKEVEDSHIEMQKMTSQWYNGVTQVPSSDEESLQTKETVGGSDDIQSDAL, from the exons ATGGAACGAAGAAGCGAGAAGGGGAGTCGATATAGAGCGCTTCTCAAGAGGGCAATTTTTATGGTTCCGCTTATGTTGCTGGTTTTCTCGTCGGTGTATGGAGTAACCGTTACCAA TGCTCCGACAACTAGCATTTCATCTACAAAGAATGTTAGTACCACCGAAATTATTCAACCTACCGAAGTACCAAACCAGGAGCAAATTGGTGCACTAACCATCTTCTTTATACTTCTGTTATTGT TGATATCAATTCTTCTTGTGTATGGTCTAATTAAAGCCAAGTTCCACTATTTGCCAGAAAGCATTGCGTGTGTCTTACTTG GAGCAATAGTTGGACTCTTGCTACAAGTCTTGCCCATTGGTGATTGGAAA gctgaagaagcactacatCCTACTATATTTTTCCTGGTGTTGTTGCCACCGATTATTTTTGAGTCGGGCTACTCACTGCACAAA GGAAACTTTTTTCAAAACATTGGGTCTATTCTGGTTTTTGCCATAATTGGCACTGCAATATCAGCAGTTGTTATAGGAGGTTTCGTTTATGTCTTGGGAAGG GCTGGTGTTGTGTATAAGCTTTCTGCCATTGAGAG TTTTGCGTTTGGCTCTCTTATTTCTGCTGTTGATCCGGTTGCAACTCTGGCTCTATTTCAAGCTTTGGATGTCGATCCAATCTTTTACATGTTAGTCTTTGGTGAAAGCGTTCTGAACGATGCCGTCTCTATTGTAATGACAAG CTCCATACTTGCTTTCCGAGGTCCCACAGAGGCATCAGCCAGCTCAATATTGTTAGCATTTGGCCACTTCCTACTAATGTTTTTGGGATCCTCTGTTATTGGCGTTGTATTTGGACTTATCAGTGCATTG TTACTTAAATACATCAACCTCAGAAGTGTTCCATCACTTGAGCTGGGAACTGTACTTATATTTGCTTATGCTCCGTATGCATTTGCTGAAACACTGCAACTGTCTG GAATTATGGCTATTTTGTTCTGTGGGATAGTCATGTCTCACTACACTCACTTCAATCTATCATCAGCCTCCCAAATTACTGTGCAACTGGCGTTTCGGACTATTGCTTTCCTGTCAG AGACATGTGTGTTTGCCTATATCGGCTTGGCCATTTTCAGTTTTCATCATGAATTCAAGCTTTCGCTCATCTTGTGGAGTGTT TTCCTTATCCTACTTGGACGAGCTTTTAACATCTTCCCACTGTCCCTGGTGGTCAACCGTTGCCGTTCAGTAAAGATAAGTTTCCAGAACCAAGTTATTATGTGGTTTAGTG GACTCCGCGGTGCCATTGCATTTGCTTTGTCCCTCCACTTACCATTTGAGAGCGAGACTAGAGCTGTTCTTATTACCACAACATTGATCATTGTCCTGGTGACAATAGTAATATTAGGTGGCTCAACTTTGCCTCTATTAAAG ATTTTACGGTCGCACTATGCGGACAAGTTGGTCATGAGTAAAACAGAAGATCAG GGCACGACAATTGATGCAGAAGATTTGGAGCAAACGGAACGGTTATCTGGAGGCATATTTTTTGAATTGGATCAAAA GTTCGTAATTCCTTTTTTCCGACGGCAGTTTACACAGAAG GAAGTAGAAGACTCACATATTGAGATGCAGAAAATGACCAGTCAGTGGTACAATGGTGTGACTCAAGTGCCATCATCAGATGAAGAGTCACTTCAGACGAAAGAAACTGTGGGTGGAAGTGATGATATTCAGAGTGATGCTTTGTGA
- the LOC134178103 gene encoding diacylglycerol O-acyltransferase 1-like isoform X2 has protein sequence MSKPEQGVKSRKSRGRTASLQTPEDLISYSKSEAKKKEIPIHVEQDSLLSTASGFDNYRGILHLGAILLVLTTFRVALDNLIKYGVLVNPIMWFEIVVGDPDRWPCTVLILTLNIYILGALLVEKTVVKRAISEAVVFWVYFVILASVLVVPTATVVVVAPNPVAAAFALSLHTITFLKLFSYMVVNRDLRKQKKQGHDVGETQAKQDKDNIAIYPENSNVKDIYYFMFAPTLCYELNFPRNKRIRRRYLLKRLGEVIIFSSMLLALGQQWLVPTIQNSMQPFKELNYSRAVERVLKLAVPNHFLWLMFFYVFFHSFLNLIGEVLRFADRGFYSDWWNAETIPEFWSEWNIPAHKWARRHVFKPMLHAGFSKLQAATVVFFISAFFHEFLVSVPLRMLRAWAFVGMISQIPLAYATSRLLKGYLGNIVVWLSLILGQPIAVLMYFHDYYIIHSSPSS, from the exons ATGAGCAAACCGGAGCAAGGAGTCAAGTCACGAAAATCTAGAGGAAGGACAGCTTCTTTGCAGACGCCAGAAGATCTAATCAGCTACTCAAAATCTGAGGCTAAGAAGAAAGAGATACC GATACATGTTGAACAGGACTCACTGCTGTCAACAGCAAGTGGTTTCGATAACTACAGAGGGATATTACATCTTGGAGCTATATTACTG GTTTTAACAACTTTTCGTGTTGCTTTGGACAATCTCATCAA ATATGGAGTTTTGGTCAATCCTATTATGTGGTTCGAAATAGTTGTTGGTGATCCTGATCGTTGGCCTTGCACTGTCCTTATTCTTA CTTTGAACATCTACATCTTGGGAGCACTGCTAGTAGAGAAGACAGTAGTAAAG AGAGCAATTTCTGAGGCTGTTGTTTTCTGGGTATACTTTGTTATTTTGGCATCAGTTCTTGTGGTTCCAACAGCTACAGTTGTGGTTGTTGCTCCTAATCCAg ttgCTGCAGCATTTGCACTTTCATTGCACACTATTACTTTCCTCAAGCTGTTTTCATACATGGTTGTTAATCGCGATCTTCGCAAACAGAAGAAACAAGGTCATGATGTTGGTGAAACACAGGCCAAACAAG acaaagacaacattgCCATTTATCCTGAAAATTCGAATGTGAAAG ATATTTACTATTTCATGTTTGCTCCTACTCTTTGTTATGAGCTTAACTTTCCACGGAACAAGAGGATCAGAAGACGATATCTGTTAAAGAGATTAGGAGAAGTG ATCATTTTCTCAAGTATGCTACTTGCTTTAGGGCAGCAG TGGCTTGTTCCAACCATACAAAACTCTATGCAACCATTTAAG GAGTTGAATTACTCTCGAGCTGTTGAACGTGTCCTGAAGTTGGCT GTACCTAATCACTTTTTGTGGTTGATGTTCTTCTATGTCTTCTTTCACTCGTTTCTGAACTTAATTGGTGAAGTTCTCAGATTCGCAGACAGGGGGTTCTACAGTGATTGGTG GAATGCTGAAACAATTCCAGAATTCTGGTCGGAGTGGAATATTCCAGCTCACAAGTGGGCTAGACG ACATGTCTTCAAGCCAATGCTTCACGCTGGATTCTCCAAGTTGCAAGCTGCCACTGTGGTATTCTTCATATCAGCCTTCTTTCACGAA TTTCTGGTGAGTGTTCCACTACGGATGCTTCGAGCATGGGCCTTTGTTGGAATGATATCACAG ATTCCTTTGGCGTATGCTACATCCAGGCTATTGAAAGGCTATTTGGGGAACATAGTTGTTTGGTTATCTCTCATTCTAGGACAGCCTATAGCTGTTCTAATGTACTTCCATGACTACTACATTATACACTCATCACCCTCTTCATAA
- the LOC134178103 gene encoding diacylglycerol O-acyltransferase 1-like isoform X1, whose amino-acid sequence MLCLLASTVLKMSKPEQGVKSRKSRGRTASLQTPEDLISYSKSEAKKKEIPIHVEQDSLLSTASGFDNYRGILHLGAILLVLTTFRVALDNLIKYGVLVNPIMWFEIVVGDPDRWPCTVLILTLNIYILGALLVEKTVVKRAISEAVVFWVYFVILASVLVVPTATVVVVAPNPVAAAFALSLHTITFLKLFSYMVVNRDLRKQKKQGHDVGETQAKQDKDNIAIYPENSNVKDIYYFMFAPTLCYELNFPRNKRIRRRYLLKRLGEVIIFSSMLLALGQQWLVPTIQNSMQPFKELNYSRAVERVLKLAVPNHFLWLMFFYVFFHSFLNLIGEVLRFADRGFYSDWWNAETIPEFWSEWNIPAHKWARRHVFKPMLHAGFSKLQAATVVFFISAFFHEFLVSVPLRMLRAWAFVGMISQIPLAYATSRLLKGYLGNIVVWLSLILGQPIAVLMYFHDYYIIHSSPSS is encoded by the exons ATGTTGTGCTTGTTAGCAAGTACTGTGCTGAAAATGAGCAAACCGGAGCAAGGAGTCAAGTCACGAAAATCTAGAGGAAGGACAGCTTCTTTGCAGACGCCAGAAGATCTAATCAGCTACTCAAAATCTGAGGCTAAGAAGAAAGAGATACC GATACATGTTGAACAGGACTCACTGCTGTCAACAGCAAGTGGTTTCGATAACTACAGAGGGATATTACATCTTGGAGCTATATTACTG GTTTTAACAACTTTTCGTGTTGCTTTGGACAATCTCATCAA ATATGGAGTTTTGGTCAATCCTATTATGTGGTTCGAAATAGTTGTTGGTGATCCTGATCGTTGGCCTTGCACTGTCCTTATTCTTA CTTTGAACATCTACATCTTGGGAGCACTGCTAGTAGAGAAGACAGTAGTAAAG AGAGCAATTTCTGAGGCTGTTGTTTTCTGGGTATACTTTGTTATTTTGGCATCAGTTCTTGTGGTTCCAACAGCTACAGTTGTGGTTGTTGCTCCTAATCCAg ttgCTGCAGCATTTGCACTTTCATTGCACACTATTACTTTCCTCAAGCTGTTTTCATACATGGTTGTTAATCGCGATCTTCGCAAACAGAAGAAACAAGGTCATGATGTTGGTGAAACACAGGCCAAACAAG acaaagacaacattgCCATTTATCCTGAAAATTCGAATGTGAAAG ATATTTACTATTTCATGTTTGCTCCTACTCTTTGTTATGAGCTTAACTTTCCACGGAACAAGAGGATCAGAAGACGATATCTGTTAAAGAGATTAGGAGAAGTG ATCATTTTCTCAAGTATGCTACTTGCTTTAGGGCAGCAG TGGCTTGTTCCAACCATACAAAACTCTATGCAACCATTTAAG GAGTTGAATTACTCTCGAGCTGTTGAACGTGTCCTGAAGTTGGCT GTACCTAATCACTTTTTGTGGTTGATGTTCTTCTATGTCTTCTTTCACTCGTTTCTGAACTTAATTGGTGAAGTTCTCAGATTCGCAGACAGGGGGTTCTACAGTGATTGGTG GAATGCTGAAACAATTCCAGAATTCTGGTCGGAGTGGAATATTCCAGCTCACAAGTGGGCTAGACG ACATGTCTTCAAGCCAATGCTTCACGCTGGATTCTCCAAGTTGCAAGCTGCCACTGTGGTATTCTTCATATCAGCCTTCTTTCACGAA TTTCTGGTGAGTGTTCCACTACGGATGCTTCGAGCATGGGCCTTTGTTGGAATGATATCACAG ATTCCTTTGGCGTATGCTACATCCAGGCTATTGAAAGGCTATTTGGGGAACATAGTTGTTTGGTTATCTCTCATTCTAGGACAGCCTATAGCTGTTCTAATGTACTTCCATGACTACTACATTATACACTCATCACCCTCTTCATAA
- the LOC134178103 gene encoding diacylglycerol O-acyltransferase 1-like isoform X3, translating to MWFEIVVGDPDRWPCTVLILTLNIYILGALLVEKTVVKRAISEAVVFWVYFVILASVLVVPTATVVVVAPNPVAAAFALSLHTITFLKLFSYMVVNRDLRKQKKQGHDVGETQAKQDKDNIAIYPENSNVKDIYYFMFAPTLCYELNFPRNKRIRRRYLLKRLGEVIIFSSMLLALGQQWLVPTIQNSMQPFKELNYSRAVERVLKLAVPNHFLWLMFFYVFFHSFLNLIGEVLRFADRGFYSDWWNAETIPEFWSEWNIPAHKWARRHVFKPMLHAGFSKLQAATVVFFISAFFHEFLVSVPLRMLRAWAFVGMISQIPLAYATSRLLKGYLGNIVVWLSLILGQPIAVLMYFHDYYIIHSSPSS from the exons ATGTGGTTCGAAATAGTTGTTGGTGATCCTGATCGTTGGCCTTGCACTGTCCTTATTCTTA CTTTGAACATCTACATCTTGGGAGCACTGCTAGTAGAGAAGACAGTAGTAAAG AGAGCAATTTCTGAGGCTGTTGTTTTCTGGGTATACTTTGTTATTTTGGCATCAGTTCTTGTGGTTCCAACAGCTACAGTTGTGGTTGTTGCTCCTAATCCAg ttgCTGCAGCATTTGCACTTTCATTGCACACTATTACTTTCCTCAAGCTGTTTTCATACATGGTTGTTAATCGCGATCTTCGCAAACAGAAGAAACAAGGTCATGATGTTGGTGAAACACAGGCCAAACAAG acaaagacaacattgCCATTTATCCTGAAAATTCGAATGTGAAAG ATATTTACTATTTCATGTTTGCTCCTACTCTTTGTTATGAGCTTAACTTTCCACGGAACAAGAGGATCAGAAGACGATATCTGTTAAAGAGATTAGGAGAAGTG ATCATTTTCTCAAGTATGCTACTTGCTTTAGGGCAGCAG TGGCTTGTTCCAACCATACAAAACTCTATGCAACCATTTAAG GAGTTGAATTACTCTCGAGCTGTTGAACGTGTCCTGAAGTTGGCT GTACCTAATCACTTTTTGTGGTTGATGTTCTTCTATGTCTTCTTTCACTCGTTTCTGAACTTAATTGGTGAAGTTCTCAGATTCGCAGACAGGGGGTTCTACAGTGATTGGTG GAATGCTGAAACAATTCCAGAATTCTGGTCGGAGTGGAATATTCCAGCTCACAAGTGGGCTAGACG ACATGTCTTCAAGCCAATGCTTCACGCTGGATTCTCCAAGTTGCAAGCTGCCACTGTGGTATTCTTCATATCAGCCTTCTTTCACGAA TTTCTGGTGAGTGTTCCACTACGGATGCTTCGAGCATGGGCCTTTGTTGGAATGATATCACAG ATTCCTTTGGCGTATGCTACATCCAGGCTATTGAAAGGCTATTTGGGGAACATAGTTGTTTGGTTATCTCTCATTCTAGGACAGCCTATAGCTGTTCTAATGTACTTCCATGACTACTACATTATACACTCATCACCCTCTTCATAA
- the LOC134178295 gene encoding glycine cleavage system H protein-like encodes MLSSIRRSFRAVHRFRSPLERVQLRWTSLGLLRSTIGRYLSSTRYFSEEHEWVTVDESGVGTIGISDHAQDQLGDIVYVSLPAVGEAFDSGDEFGTVESVKSASSLYCPVGGKVVDVNKRLESDEGGDPSLVNRSPYDEGWILKVKLRDESELKILMDETAYLKFVGTAS; translated from the exons ATGCTTTCGTCTATCCGGCGATCGTTTCGAGCTGTACACAGGTTTCGTTCTCCACTCGAGCGTGTGCAATTGCGTTGGACTTCGTTGGGTTTGCTTCGATCCACTATCGGGAGATATCTGTCCAGTA CACGATATTTTTCTGAGGAGCACGAGTGGGTTACAGTCGACGAAAGCGGCGTTGGAACCATAGGAATCTCAGACCATGCTCAG GATCAACTTGGAGACATTGTTTATGTTTCACTTCCTGCTGTTGGAGAAGCATTCGATAGTGGTG ATGAGTTTGGAACAGTCGAGAGTGTGAAGTCTGCTAGTTCTCTTTACTGTCCTGTGGGTGGTAAGGTGGTTGATGTGAACAAGCGACTTGAAAGCGATGAAGGTGGTGATCCCAGTTTGGTTAATCGGTCTCCATATGATGAAG GGTGGATTCTTAAAGTAAAGCTTAGAGACGAGTCTGAACTGAAAATTCTTATGGATGAAACAGCATACTTGAAATTTGTCGGGACAGCAAGTTGA